The DNA window GCCATATTTGTTTTTACGTGGCATCGCcaacaaatatatatctattttttgttgtgggcgttgtatacattttattttggcaaGCGGCAAAAGCTGAAACTGTAAATCTCTGCCATGTTTTTGCAGGAGTATCTTCTTTGCACGTATTTACATATGAAATTGAGTATGTTTCAGGCTTCACTTGTTGTGCTTCATTCAAGCCATTGAATTGACCCGGAAAGCTTGAAAATAATCAAATGTCCTTGATAGGACAGTTGGTTATACAGTCGAATGCTTCGATTTATCTTACTAATCAACATTTAGGTGATGGTAAAGcttcaaacaaaaatgaaaccagTGCTTTACGGGAAGCCTTTAAAAGGCTTAGCTTAAAGTTGGTTTCCTcaggaatatttatttattgctgtACACCTTAGAGCCTCCTATTGGTATCTGAGACATTCCTTTGCGCAGCTCTGGCTTTTGTTCAATTTGCCTGTTACTCTTGGCGCTTTGGTTTTGCTGAGAATATTCCCTTTTTGTATTATGGCTTGTTGATATTCGCATTTGGTTCTTCCTTTCGCATTTATTGTGCTTTGAAGTTTCTGCGGTGCTTTGACTGCATTTCTGTGCAATTTCGTTTTCACGATGGCGGAGTTTTCCACCCCGCCTATTGTGCTGTTTCCCAGGATTCCGTTTTGCATTAGTCGGGGCAACTCATTTTATTTGGcctttgttattgtttggcTTTGAGCAGTTCTCCCTTTATCCTGCCTGCGACCTTGTGACCCATTTAAATACCAACAATTTTGCCACAGCTGCGTTTCGGCTTGCATTTTCCGCTCCATTGGCAAACAGACCCGAAGCGAAAAATCATTTGCCTAAACAACAAACATATCTGTTAtcccacacgcacacaaatgTTCGTCCAAATCACAAAGATAGAAaggcactgggaaaaataaaGGATTACAAATGTCCCTCGTCACAGAAATATCTAAAACAAACGCCAAAAGACATTTGAAACTCATTACTAAAGGTGTTCCTAACACCTAACACAGTGGAGCTATTTTATAACAGCAATGTGCTTTAAAtactaaattaaattgtttttaaactttttcctTGTGTACCCAGTTAGCGATGTCTTGTTTTGTTCGTTGCCTTTCCTTGCCATTGCTGTTTGGTTATCTGTGAAACGTGCTCGTTTTAGTtatgcatacttttaggcttAGCAACCTCTCCGCACGTACCACATCCGTTGCTTTCTGGGGAATAAATGCGGCAACCGGGAAACCAAAACACCAGACGACAAACAAAACATGACAAATGTCGGAAAGTTAAATTTGAAGCAACACTGGGCAGTGCGAAAGAGTTATTCAGGAAAAACAACCCCGAcggaaattattatttatccAAGGGCCCAAAAATTGAGCCACTGCCGGGAGCAGTTTAATCCTTTCCTCGTTTGGTTCTCGTAAAAATCGTATTAGataaaataagcaaaatttGCATGACATACTCGAGTGAATGGCCGAGGGCAACCTTAGCAATGACCCAATTGTTACACACATCATAAATTCGAGAAAAAATAGAAGAGAGCAAAGACTCAGCTTATTGGGATACAAAACCCTTCGGGGCATAAACGCCTTCCAAGCAGTTGTCTAATTTCTGGGGCGGAAAGATGTGCTCGTAAAAAATGTTCGAGGCCATAAAATAGGGCCACTCCCACCGAATATTACCGCCCTCCAGACGGCGAACAACCATTTTAGCAAAGAAGTTGTTTGGAACTTTGCTCTAAATATTCGATAATGCTTTTATGCCATGCATTCAATTTATGACTTCCTATGAAAGGTCCAACAATTTGTAAAtagtttgtttggttttttgttttcctttttttttgcaactttAAACTCGTCTCGTCgcacattgcgcatacgcagtgATGTCATCGAGAATGGAACAATAAATGGCCGTCGAGTCGTGGATTTCTTTTGCCCATGGCTTCTCCGGCACTCGACGGAACCATTTATCTTGATTGCCGCACTCCATCATTTATGATCGATGCTTGAACCACGTCCTCTTGGTTAAAGACATTAAAAATAGTCAGCGATGACCATCGATATTTGCTGTAAATTGAATCTGTTTGTTAATAatggattttcatttttctccTCTTCTCCTCTTTGCAGGTACGTAAATGGAACTTTGCACAGTCGTTAGTGAATATGTCTGATATATTGGGATCTTAGTGGTATGTAagataaatacataaaagtCTTGAACGCCACAAATCGACCATTTAATTACAAGTTTGCACTCATCTTGGCATTCCCAGCCCATAAATCCTCCCAATTAGATAAGAGACAAGGACGATAACCAGGCAGTGTAgtactatgtatgtatgtatgtcaGTGCCCAGATGTAGTTGGCCTTCGTGGAGTAGTTTTGCACTGTTAATATTAGCCCAGCAATGCCAAACAATTTgtcaaaagcaaaacgaagGCAGCGAGAGATGAAGTGGAAGACAAAAAAGACGGCAAACCCCATTCGCATGTATATCTCTCCGACGAGggcatatgtgtgtgtgtgtgagtgtgtataGGAGAAATCATGAAAAATGGCATTTCCGCATTGCCAACTTcatttccgcttttccttccGAGCGGTCAGAGTGGCAACAAGTCAACAACAAGTTGGCCAAAGTGGCAGCTGCATTTACCATTGAAGAGCTGACAACGTCTTGAGAAATGCCCGAAGGGAAACGCTAaaataaagtggaaaataGAAGGAAGCAGGGCAAGCAGGGGAAGACGGGGGAAACGGTGCAAAGTAAACGCAAATATGTACTTTTCGACCATAAAACAAAGCTCCCGGCACTTGGGCCAATTTGCTACGTTTTTCTGGTTAGATGCCGATAAACAAGGGGAACTACTTAAATTTTCTTCCCTTCGTTCTCACtctttaatttgcataaatcgcCTTAAAGTTGCTGCCAGCATATTCAACACTTGCCGACAATGGGCCAAAAATAGACACCCAGCAGCAAGTTTGGGCCGACTCGAGTCAATTGCGCTTTCTAGAGCAATAAATCTTAgagattattttaatttcatgcAAACTATTTCAAGCTGAGCTGCGTCGAGATGCCTGTCAACAACTTTTGCGACTCGagagcaccagcagcaacaaaagatAGCAAAAAGTTGCCGAACCTacgcaaaaaaattaaaggaGGTTACGCAGTGCAAAGCACCAAACTCTCGCTATCGGAAAAACGAGGTTGAATTCCACACGCAGAGCCGAGAAGCAACATTTAGCGGCGGAAACTAACAGTTCCCGAGCTCCTCTCCGGGATCCACAGTTTGAGGGGAGAATTCTAACATAGCtttcgaaaatatttacagACCGAATTTCAACTAAAGTCGGACATGTAGGGGAAGATTTACAGAATATAGAAAAGATGTAGATGTTTTACATGGCAGGAAAAAAACAGGTTCCACATTCCCCTAAAAATGTCTATTAACAGTATGCTTATTTATTGAACTTTGTAGTTGGCTGAACAACATTTAGAAtgagtaaaataaaaaatatttttttagaaGTTTCATTACTTGTTTTAAAAGCATAAAAGTATACTTATTTGTGAGGAAATGTTAGCTACAAATTTGCGTAACTCTGTTAATTTAACAGATGCTTTAACTTTTTCGAATTTTCCTCTCTCGTGGGAAAGATTCTCTCTATTTCGGCGTGGAACGCATGTAAACTCCATTCGCGGCCAGTCCTCAAAATTCCTTTAACAGTGCCGGCTTTTGGCAGGTCTTTGAACCTGATCAACCACCCAGCTGCCTCTGTGTGCGTGCTCGTGTTCGTGTGAATGGGGAAGGACTCTTAACATCCTGCCACTGCTGTTCATGGCGTTTTTCGAGGACGCTTCTGAGCATGTTGAGCAGCCATCGAAGCGAATGCATGAAATGCAACTCATATATAGAGTAAGGATGCTGCCATCAAAAATGCGAATTTGTTGAATGGGAATGCCGAGTGTTATTTGATGAgcaattttaatgcaattcGCCATGACCTTGACACCCAGGGGCTAAAGAGCTGCATTCCATTATGCGgtgatttaaatttatttagttagggagctgtaataaaaatatgtccTGAGAACTCTTCACAACTATTTTCTAAAAGCATAGTATCTGATATTATGATTTTCGTCTGGAGATTGTAGCCTTAAAACTGCTTTAAGAACACAAACGAGTTATGCGGTTGTGGGCGtgcccacgcccacttcaGCTGATATTTATGGCTCCGCACTTTGGGTCCACTTTTCAATAAACTGCTTAGTCGCGGTCGCAGGCCACAACAGCAGCGAAAGCTCCGCAGAATCTTCTGCTTCATTCGGTGATTTATAAGTGCAGGGATCCACAAAATTTTCACCACCCCTTTTTGCCACCGCCACTGCATGCATCTTGTTGCTATCAAAGTGCAAATGAATTACCGGCAGTGGAGAAAGAACTGCCCATTTGGCATAACGTTGCCCAGGAGCACAGGATATGGGGAGGGATTTAGTCTGCTGCCTAAGCGTTTTCTGATGAGACGGCTCACCTGTGCTCTGAAGAAAAAATCCATAAAATTGTGAGGTCAATGAAGTCCCATTTTTTAAGCAGTGAAAGTAAAATTAGGAATAAGAGAGTCgtagtaaataaatttaaagagGCGATTGATATTTTGCCTAAGCACTTGCAGCTcatttaaattcttaaatataatatatcgaAACGCCATGAACTTtgtttaattaacatttcagtaaggaattattttaattaccaCAATGTTCAGGTGTTTGCATCTGGCCAAGAAAACATGCTCGGTATTTGCTTGTGGCCAAATAGCCATTAACTGGCCTTGTCATTCACTTCCCTTCACATTGACAtcgttgttgtcgttgtgtCGACGCTTTCAAACGTAAATGACACGTGTCAAAAGTCAGTAGGAGCTACCGTACAACAagagtgccacgcccacgcagACAACTTTAATTGTTTACGAAAGTCCGAGGCCATTCAGCTTCGAAATGGTAGCAGAAAATAAGGTTAATACTGCCGGAATGCTTACAGAGGGTTTCGGTCTCGTTCTGGCCAATATTTCCTCTGAAGATTAACGTCACATCCACGCAGCTTGGCACCTTTTTCAAGCCAAATGATTAATGACAGCAATTTTGGGGTGAAATTCGGGTGGAAAAGCATTTTTCCTCTTCCTGTTCAGCCGTGGGCAGCTCTCCCTTTGATGGAAATCTACTTGTTGGCGCCAGTTTTTCAGCCAATCAAATTTGTCGAGAGGAAAAGCTTGGCCAACTGATTTATTTCCCAATTCCAGAGCATTAATGATTTCCTAGCTTATGAGGATTAAGGACATTTTTCCATGAATTACAGGTGGCTCTTCTTGTTCCATAAAACTCTAAATCATATTAAAAGCATGCAAATTCTTATTTTCGGTAAAAAGTACATAAACCTTAAAATGATATTTAaccaaatattcaaatattttttagttatataaagatatatgGTTGGACTTCTTTATTTTCGTTAGGACAACATTTTAGCCACCTAAAAACTCTTTGAAAAATGTCAGATGCAAGTGCATAAAAGGAAACATCTGGCAAATTAGTGGGGCACAAACAACATCAGGTAGCTGCCTTCTAACCCTTTCGGCTGCAATATTGAAAGCCCCGAAAGAGATACACGGAATGGCGGAGAAGGAGTACGAATGTCGTTTGTCGGCATTTGTCACGTGCAGTGACAGGTCGTGGGGGCGGcggatgtgggcgtggctggatGTCGGTTTGTTTGGGAATTTGTGTGCAGCGTTTGATTGAAAGGCGTTGCGATTGTCGCTCCACCACGTTGCAATGCCTAAGCCCAAAGGCAGGGGACCACCCTTAAAGAATATATTGGTGGGGAAAAATTCATGGCATTCTGCGCATAGCAGCTCTCAATCAACCCAGCCAGTCAATCAACCAGTCAGTCACTCATGCATTCAATTATCCAATGCAATTCATTTGAACACGCGTGCACTCGAAATTATTGAGCAAACGGGTTTTGTTGAAACAGTGTGATGAGATGCACACAGAGCCGGAAAAATTGCTAATTTCGGCGCTGAAAATGCATtgatatttgaaaaaaatgagAAGGAAATTTGTTTAAGGACTCAAATGCGCCAAATCAatcagttttatttatattaacaatTTGAAAACTAATTGAGATCAATTAAAATCAGTTTcagttttgcattttccgctCAATAGCACCCAGCACCCAAAACGAGACACTGAACGCCAATAGAATTTTAAATCGCCGTTCAAATATTCATTAATTTAGCAAAGCGctaaaaaccaaattataaCATAAGCACGAATTTTGGTTGTGCAGACTctatatgtactatatgtaCTTGCAAAcgtatatatttgtataggGGTAATTAGAACGGCAAGTACGGcaacaaatatgcaaaaaacgtacagaaaataaaataccaaatggggaaagtggaaaagtgggcgaGTGGTTAGCCATACACATGTTTGCGATTTAAATAACCCAACTTGCTTGCATAGTCTGATTTTGGGCCACAAAAATTGCACTTCACATGTAGTACATTTGCAGCCAACAAATCTAGGTCAGCAACaaatattgcgtatacgccgcccacaccaaaaaaatgtaattgatTTTGTTGTCCAAAAAAATCACATCAAATGAACAAGTGAGTTGGGACCTGTTTTGAATGGGATGAAGAGAGGAAAGAATGTACAGACCggatttatttaatgaatGTTGAGTGAAAACATTCAAGGGAAATAAAAGTAGTcacattaaatatttctgcTTGTGGTTAAAGTATGACGTGTTCTTTATTTCAGAATCACTTCaacttttcaaacaaaatcaaaaactttGAATCCTCGCATGTgaattttccgcattttcctgCATGGCTTTTGCATTTTCTGCCCTAAGGCTGTCGTCTCTGGCCAAACGCATAAAGTGTCAACTTTATCATGAGACTGCAGCCAACTTGCTCTCCCTTTTTGTCCTCCATTTCCCACCCACTTTGGCCACCTTTTGTGGGCGGTGAAAATATTACCGGAGTGTGCACATTTTGCACATTTATCGGCAGAGGTCAGAACTGACCAAAGGTTCTCTGTCCTCTTGCTAACAAAGTCTTCGACAACCAAGCTGGCAATTTGCGTGTCATAGAAGTggtaaaaaaaacaaaagcttcgaggtaaaactataaaatagaGGACTGGAAAAGATTTGAAAATTCTCTAAAATATGTTACTAAATAAGCAGGAGTATAAGTATTAGGCGAATTTACGTGCCCGAGAATGTGAAAGCAATAGTCAAAAATATTACTTCTGGAAGAATAGTAAGAAAATGTCTAGAAATATTCAACTAAATTGTTCTCCCGACTAGGCcgcgtttttttttgcgcaCATGGAGCTCAATTTGCTTGTATTCAACAGCAACGACTGAAAAAGTGTCAATGTAAAATccaacaatttaattaaaaactttatggCAACATGTCGCTCGATTTCCTCTCTTCTTTAGCTAACACTAAGAAAGCAGGAAAAATACTTCATAAATTCTGTGGCTGACAATTGCGGCGGGCAAGGCAAAAGCGAGAAGAAAATAAGGGGGGtgggaaatattttcatgtaACCAATAAAAGCATAAAGTAGACTGAGTTCTCCAGCAATGGTAATGGCAATGGGAATAGAAATGGGAATAGAAATGGAGATGGCGATGAAGCTTCCCCTGATATATTGTCATAAACGTTGACGAAAGGCAAACATAGGAATCACAAGCTGGaaaatcatcatcatgaaagcaaaacaaaaagccaggCAACACACATACAgtcgcagctgctgctgacAGTGGGGAATCACATGAAAACAACATGTCGCTGACTTTTAGAGGTGGGGCCGGAAAAGTCGGTGGGTGGTTTTTGAATGGATAAACTCCACCCACGCAAGAGACTTGAAAAGTTTCCAAACACTCGATACGGCTGCATAGCAGTgccacaaaaaaatgaaaaggcaACACCAAGTTTTCACATATTTTACTTACAATTAAATACAATTGTTACAGCATGGgaaaaggggcgtggctgctTTTTCCCGCTTGTGGGTAATAATTTATGATTCTTCACCGAGCTCAGAGCGCGTAAATTATGAAAATCCACTTAAACTTGCGTCGCGGAAAACCGCCAAGGAAAACCGGCTAacgaagcaaaacaaaagtcgcAACAAGGCTAGAcgcttttctttctttctttttgttgctgtgctTTTCCTGTTGTTTGCCACTTTTATAATTGCTCCACTTTTTTGTGGCTGTGTCGTCATTTTTTCTTGGGACTCAGCTTGTGCACAGTAAGCAGCTTTACACTCCAATCGCGTTTGTATTTGGTGTGTCACTAACATTAGGATCGAAAGTAAATTTATCGTGATACATAAACTTATGAATAACTCATCTTTCGTTGAGAGGTtgggaaaaggaaaacggATGTGATGGTTTAAGCCTTATCCTTTTGgcttattaaaaaattagtACACCTTAAGGTATCCAGTCGGCAGGCTTATTATTCATAATATATCAGCATTATTATATCAGCAAAAATGACAGGCAGGGAATAAAATGGTTCCTTTTATGCGCcttttatgcaaatgttttcttgttcatttaaaaataggaacaaacaaagaaaatcaGAGAGAGTACATTATAAACATACTTTGCTTTCAGTCATccgttgtttgttttttattaccCCCAATTAGTTATGAAAATGTCCTCTTAATTGCGGCTGTAATTAACTCTAATGAATTTAATTGTTCCACCGCTCACCATAatgcaaatataatttaatcaaaGGCAACTGTGAAATATGGCGTACATTCTGCTTGATTGTTGTTTATCGCTTGTGTTTATTTGTCAGCAGCTGTCATCACATGTGGTTTTCATCAAAACTTTACATACAcgaatttaattgcaaaacaaCGATCGTGATCTTTTTAAGGCCCTGGGTGGAGTTTCAATTTCGTTTCAACTTTTTCTAGAATGGGTTCTCAAAACTTAAACAGAGTCAAACTTTGTATGGTCAATAGGTGCATAAGAcctttcaaataatttaaaagttcagtttgataaaaaaaagcaaagcacTGAAGCAAAATTGCAATTAGCAATTGAAACTTCCTGCGGGTTTGGTCCTATTTTTGCACCTGCAGCGGAAATAATTTTATagcaatttttgatttatttggcaCAAAGTTGCAAACAAAGAAGCAGTGcacaaaatacaaaagaaactagtcaaataaatcaaaacaagcaTGCGTAACATTCTTATATTGAAAGGTTTTGTACTGAAGTTGCTTGAATACTTATTTATTCTTTCTAGAAGCTGTCAAATTCTATGTACTGAGAGCTTGGTTAAAAAGTCACTTTAGTTgtctttccttttttcccgAACTCATAAGCGTTTCGCATGCAGAAAGCTGTCCCCCACAAACatgcaaaattattaatattaactaATTTAAACTGGTCTAAAACGCAGTAGCTACTAGCTACCTTTTTGGGTGGGAGACGGGAGACCAGCCACGACATGTTGTCGCATTGTTGTCAACGCAAATTTTTCATGTGGCATGCAACAAGGCAGAAGAAGGTGGCACTCCCTCGCGCTGCAACCCTTTCAACAGCTCAACGCTTCTGACTTTTAATATGCAAGCAACCCGAAAGTCCTCACCCCATTTTATCCTACCAGTTTTTGCTGCTACTGAAATTATTTCGTTGGGAGCAGCGACGTTGAGTGTTGCTTTGTTTGAAGAGCCACGTCGCACCCTGCTCTATGCTCAACAAATTTATGGTTGGAGCCCTCAGTCCTCAGCAAACCCCCTACCGACATAGTCTTTTATTAAAGTTTTTGCACATTTCGTCCTTCACATACTGTATGATGATTTTGTACCGCTCGCCCATTTTCTGCCCATTTCTCATATGCaacaaaatttgcataaaaaataaaacatcaGCAGCCACGCCGAAAAATTGTTGCGTtcgtatactcgtatattttgtagtttttgtattttttctatttgggAAAGGGTCAGGcgttgttttgttatttttccaGCTTGGTTACTCTTTTGGATCCCGCTCATAAAgatatatatgcaaattgtgCTCCACTTGGCTCGCGGCCTTCTATGCGCATATAAGTTGGCCTAATCACGTGCCACTCAGTGGCGAAAAAGTGGGAGGGACTGCAGCTCGATTATCCTGGCAAATAGGTAAACAGGTTTTTGGCTCCGGCGGAAGTTTTATCCTCGTCCAAATCGTTATTTGTCTTTTTTTAGGAAATAGGACAACTTGTAATagtaattatttcttttaccATTTTAAAGCTTCCGTTACTCACATAGTACAAGTACGTATCGGGTAGATTTTTTTTCAAAGAAAACTGTTTTAAAATGCCAGCTTAACAAAATAACGCAGTTatccttttcttttctgcACTGCTCGGAATTGTTTAATTGAAgaatatttacaatttcgcTTTCATGAGATTTATTAATTCTATTTTCGATAAGCGCAACACTTTTTATTCCCTTTCAACAAGATCTATCCAGTTTTACGGTAAAAAATAGCAGTTAAATATCAAGTTAAGCTGAGCGAAAAATAATATGGCTTGACTGGTTATTAACTCAAAAAGTGTTTTCGACCTAAGCTTCCCCAGTACTGATCAAACTGATGAAAGCAAACATAAGCTTTGGCTTTTGCGGCATCATCATCAATATGTTTACATTCAAGGGCTGgcaaaaacttaataaaaaagTCTGGCTTAAAAATGCACTCACTCGTGCTGCGATGCtgcaaattcatttcaatttttcgGCTGTAAAGcttctgaaaaaaaaacatttaacacacacacacacacacactgacatCCCAAAGGCCGCGGCCACGCC is part of the Drosophila yakuba strain Tai18E2 chromosome 2R, Prin_Dyak_Tai18E2_2.1, whole genome shotgun sequence genome and encodes:
- the LOC26535915 gene encoding LOW QUALITY PROTEIN: uncharacterized protein LOC26535915 (The sequence of the model RefSeq protein was modified relative to this genomic sequence to represent the inferred CDS: inserted 1 base in 1 codon), with protein sequence MFCLSSGVLVSRLPHLFPRKQRMWYITKQQWXRKGNEQNKTSLTGYTRKKFKNNLI